The nucleotide sequence TATAAAGCCACTAGTATTATTTAGATAATGACTTAAGTAAACTAAATTTGGTCTCTTAAAGTCAGGATCTGATTTGAATGTATCAAACTGAATTGAGTAAAGTATGGCTTGAAGATATTCTTTATAGTAAGTAATGTACTCTCTATTTTCATTTAAGATAAGATAAAATTCATCTAAAAATCCAGGTTTAATCATTAAATTAGTAATTTCGTTTAAGTATTTAATTTCATTTAGTTTATGTATGCCTTCACTTTGTGAAAATCCTAATATAGAGTCCCACTTGTAAACAGGAAGTACTCTAACTTCAAATGTATGCGTCTTACTTTTAGTTAAAATATTCATTTTGTAACGTGTAATCACAAATCCTCCTTAATTATTAAATTTAATTGTCAACTGTGCATCCAACAGCTCTTATCTCAAAAGTAACTTTTTCAGCTTCAACAGAGTAACTTCTTGAAGGTTCTTCTGCAAAAAATGCAGAGTTAGATATGATTTTGATGTCTTCTAGGTCATTGAATACTAAATCTAACAT is from Borrelia puertoricensis and encodes:
- a CDS encoding DUF1473 family protein codes for the protein MITRYKMNILTKSKTHTFEVRVLPVYKWDSILGFSQSEGIHKLNEIKYLNEITNLMIKPGFLDEFYLILNENREYITYYKEYLQAILYSIQFDTFKSDPDFKRPNLVYLSHYLNNTSGFIQFDYIDDSWNYEEIIQNIKI